TTGCACCCAAATCTCGCCTAAATGAGAGTCGCCGCACTGTCCTTTCGTTTCCGGATTGGCGATGATCACTTTTACCCCGGGAAGCAGTTTTCCCGATTCCATGAGGCACAGAGAGTGCGGGCTACCCCTTTCCACCAAGGACACGCGATCGTTGCGCAACGCGCGCAGATCGACGTACACCGTGGACGGTTCTGGACTCGATGCACCCTGTATCGAAAATAGCAATGTTTAACGATGCTATCTTTTGGGACCATTTTCAGAACTTGAAATAATACGAACCTGTAGACAAATGGCTGTGTTGACTCTGCATCCGAAGGAGGTCGACACAGCGCGCGGACTCAATCCCAAAGCGGAGAAAAGTTTGCTGAAGCTCGTGGTGAGGGCGATCCGCGGTCTTTCCTCGGCAACGACCACGCACGTTCTGACGCAGGCCAAACTGACGCCCCGCGCCTTCAGAGCGTGAACGGAGGAACCGAGACCCTTCGTGCACAGTTCCATCACGCCGTAAGAGCAAAACGTATCTCTCACTCGGGACTGACTGACCGCCGACAGCCACAACGCTGGATTGGCTTCCACCTACACACGTACAGTTGCGGATAACGATTTTCCTTTGCGCGTAACATTTTTAAACGGCTGGTGGAAACGAACCTCCGACGGTGGTATAAGTATGGAATGATGCCCGCTGTATATACTGCTCAAACACCACAATGCGAATCCTAATCCAGAGTAGGGATCCAAGCACAGAGCAATGTGCCTCGACGGGTACAATTCACAGGCAAGTTTCATGGCACGGCACAGAGACGTAACTGCTGCGTGGGACATTTTAATTCCTGCGAGCATGCCCGTGGTCGAAACGCTGAAATCTAGATAAGCCAGCATCTCCGCCGTAGGAGCCCGATACATAACAGGTAGCTTCTTCTTTGGCATGTCGTCCATATCGAGAATCGTCGGCCAGCTCTTCACGTCGACAACGTTATTCGCCTCCTGCATTGCGTTGTTAACGATCCAGTTTAATTAGTTACGAACACGATCGGATTAGCAGCATAGCAGTCGTAGAAAACGTAAAGACAGGCAGGCGGATTCATTCGTTTTAATCGGTCCCGCGGGTAAAAGCGCAGAAGGGAAAGGTTATTTATCATTAACTGTTTAAACTGATAATATTGGTTTGAACCAATTGAGGCGATCGAAACAAATGAAACAGCCTGTACGCAAAGCATCGAGAATCCATGGCGTATCGGTGTACCTTCGTTTTCAGCAGTTTCAGGAGATTCTGATTCGTGAGCACGAGCACAGACTTACTGACGTCCACAATCATGCGCACGGTTGGCAAAGTGGTCTGAAGGTTCTGCGGATGAGGCGGCCTGATCGTGACTGGCACGGCTCCAACGTACAGGCAACCGTAAAACGCGCATATCAAATCTGTACCGGGCGGAAATATTAACGCCACGTGGTCGCCGGTATTGATCCGTCCGCGATCCAGCAAAAGATTCCCGATCCGTTCGGCCTTTTTGTGCAGCTGGGAACAGGACAGGGAAGTCGCCACCGCTCCTTTGGCGTTCAACGACGTAAATATCACGTGATCGGAGGTACTGACTGCACGCCATCGAAGGATCTCCGAGATGAACTGATACTGAAATATTCAACGCGTGAACGACGGTACCGCAAACTGGCAATAAAGTATTCCGGTAAGGTCTGTAGATTATCAACattatttttttcttggaaTTCTACCGATCCATTGGAATACTACGAGACTTTCTTTAGAATAGAAGAATAATCTACAGCTCGTATCGTTCTATTCTTTCTACAGACTTTGTAGAAGCAAACCTTTTTAGCGTTATCACTGTCCTCGTCCAAGACGCCCATATCCCGTCCTTGAGCCGAGGCCAATCTATTACCCTGAACAATGTTGCCCACCATGACACTGGCCGGACCAACGTCTGCAACAGAATCCCCCGCTACACGCCCCCGCACCATTCCGTTAGTAAACCAACACAAACACTCAACCCAATAATGAGTAGCTCACACACTCTCCCCTGACTGAGGCCGGAAAATCAAAGCTCTAAGTACGTTCGTTATTGTCGAACTTGTACAGGCGTGCTCGTAACGTTCCATGGACTGTACGtacttgagaaaaaaaaaaaaaaaaaaaattgaaaatagagCTCGGTGCTTCTTAAGAAATACGATAATACAGCGATGTAAAATTAATTAACAAAGCGTTAGCGttgaaaaaaaataagaaaaaaattgtaattgttCGAAAGCTTTCTTTTTGTTGTGTACCAATCGAAAGAAAACTGTGTGTACAGTGACGAGCAAAAGTGAGAATAGAGTACTTTATTTCTGTATGTACGATGTATTGGAAAGAATCTGACATCGCCAAGTGTAATTCGTCTATGTATAGCGTTGGAtcactacagggtgttcggagctCAGCCAAAAGAAAGAAGGGTGAAAATAATAGAATAACATGCTAAGCGTTAAAATTACTTCGGTGGTAAGGTGGATTAACAATACATGATATGTAGCAAGAGACGGTTATATACTTTGTATATCTGTGCTAAGTTGCTAAAAGCCTACTGACGACTTTGTAAGAAAGCGCAAAGTGTTACGTTTCTTCGCGTGTTAATTCAGGATTTTCAACGTAAAATGAAATCCGAACAACTGCTCATTCATTCTCTCATTAATCATTCTCATAAACATCTTGGCGAAACGATCGAACAAACTGGCGAAAGATCGTTACCCGCTGAGTCGTTCGGTGTTTCGTTCCAAGTTGCGTGTCACCGTAGAGCTGTTCGCCAATTTGTTGGACCGCGGTCGCTTAAATTAGATTGCATAAAGAAAAACGAAGAAATGTTATGGTCGAGAAAAGTAAGTGTGTATATATTGTCCTTTTACTTGCTGACATTCATGTAATTCATCGAAAAGTCCGTAATTTTTATCGGTATACCTGAAGCTCGGGAGCTTAGTACTCGCAGGTGAATGTGCGACCGCTTACCTGAATGGACCTCGCGTGGTTTCGGTAGATTCGTAACGCAAGTGTGCGGACAAAGCAGAACATTAGCCGGGTGTAGTGTACCCTCTAGGAAACGTCTTTTCGTTTCCGACAGGTGAATACCGCCGAGCGGCGTTTTCGGTAGGTAGTTCGGCGGGACCAACGCCAAACAGTATATTCCAACGGCGTGAATCGAATCTACTGCTTGGAGCACCCGCGACATCCATTGGAAACTCTGAGGAATCAAAACTCGCGTGTtactttaaaatgttacatGGCTTCCGATAAACTAACAATCGCTATCGCGTGGTATATTCGTACCTCTTCCTCGCTGCAATCGGGTCGCTGCTCCGCGACGACGCATATTCTCTCGTCCCTCAAGACGCGAACGCTGAACACGGCTATTCTACCGCGATAAATGAACTTCATAGGCTCGACGGCGAGGACCGTGGCAATTATATCGTCGGCGTTGTGCTTCCTTCCCGTGACGGTCATAAGTCCATCGCGCGATCCGCATACGAACACCAGGCCGCCAGGTCCGAGAAAGCCTAATAAACCGGATCGAGTGTACTCCACTTCGCCCAGCGGATTTCCGTCGGCTTGAAGCGGGGCCACCTTGAACGTGTTATTCGTTAGCCCTTGCAACCCCCAGTACTGGTTCCCGGTCGTGGAACTGTGCACGCAGATCTCGCCAACTTCGTCGGTCTTGCAAATGAACGGCTGCCCCTCCATTTTAATCACGATCACGATACCTGTCGGGCCAAGGTAAACATTTCCGTATTCGATGGCCAACGAGTTGTTCGGATATCTAGATGGAAACTTACTTCCGGGCATAACTTGGCCGCAGTCCTGAAGCGTCAAGGAGGTCAAGGAATTCTCTTGATCGACTCTGACGACGCCGTAGCTCAGTCCAGACATCGAGAGCACGCCGCGTCCAGTCGCGTTCACGCCAGCGCGACCCGGTCTCCTAACCGAGACGGTCAAAGCTTCGCTCGACGACGCGCACGGACAGACGGCGTCCGGTCTCAAGCCTTTGGACTGAAATACCGAGAGGAACTGGTCGCAGGAGGAAAGGGACCAGGGATTCGCGCCGTCCGCGACCAACAACAGTCTCAGCGACGACAAAGAGATGTCCTTGTGATCCTTTGTGGCCAGGAGGCCCCAGTGAAGGTCCCGGGACTTGACCACGGCCACGCTGGCCCGATGCTTCGTGATCATTTGCATCCAACTGGCGGGATTTACTTTCATCAAAGCGTACGGAATGAAAATTACGTGCATTCCGTTCAGGACGCTGGTCAGAGTGCTGTGCCAGAGGCCGACCTCTCGTTTGAAATCTAGAACGCAGACCGCGTTCTCCCCCTCCGTGTACCCGCAGGCTTGCGTCAGGCCCCGACAGTGGGACAGCATCGCCGATCTGGTAACCGTCACGCCCATCACCGAGCCATCCTTGTCCGTGGTGTACTCGATGTACGCGGGGGTATCGTCGGTCAATCGCGGCGGTGGTAGCCAATCTTTCGGCGTTTTCCCCAGGTGTTCCGTTACGAACCAATGAAGCTTCGGCCAGCCCTTGAACGCCACCACTTCGCCGGCTGCGGTCTTCGGTAGCCCTTTCAGACAAGCCTCGCTGGTCAACGCCACCTATGGAGGATTTTTTGGTTATCGGGTTATCGGTTATGGTATATTTTCCCAGTAATTAGTAACCTGAATCCCACAGCTGCCCAGAAGAAAGCCGATCTGCTGCGAGCCAGCGTCCCGACGGGTCAAAGGGACCTCGATCGGCACAGGTACGATGCCAGCTTGAAGACAACCGTAGAAGGCGCACATGAAGCTTATCGGGTCGTTGTTCGGATAAACCAGGGCGATTCTGTCGCCGGGTTTCAGGCAGCAATCGCCCCCGCGACTCAGAGCCTTGTTCAGCAACGTGTACGCTATCTTATGAGAACGACTCAGAAGCTTTCCATAAGTCAGCGTCACGCAAAGCTTGCCGTTAGGATCCAGGACGGTTGCCACTGGCGCTTTGTACGTTGCCGATCCATACCTACGCACCCAGAATCGTTGTTATTatcgcttgcgagagcgcgacccctctagtGGCCAGTACTGGAGGCTCACCTTTGTATAGCGGCCTCGAGTGACCTGGGCAAACCAGCGGCCACGGAGAACGGTTCGCCGACCGCGGAGGTCATGGAACCGCCCTCGGGTTTAGGGGCATTCGGGTCCTTCGGATTGGCCGCGATCTCCAGCTCGATGTCGTCGTCCTCGTAGAATTCGGGCAACGGTCGTCGCTTGGGCCGTTTCAAAGTGTTCAGCAGCTGTTGGATCTTCGCGGAGACCTTCCAGCGGCCGGTGGTCCCGGTGTTGTTCTGATCCTCGACGACGTGGTAGCGATTCACACGATCGGCGCCCGGTCGCCTGGTCGATTGCTGCGCGGCCGGCGTGTTGCTCGTGTGCGTCACGTCCGGCGGCTGGATGTTGCAGTAGGCATGGGGCGTGTATTCCGCGATGTCCGTGATGTCCGCGCCAGGAGGTCTCCTGGCCGGTGGTCTCGGAGGCGGAGGCGTGTCTCGCGCCGAACCGGTGCTGCTGGTGTCCGACAATCCTGTGCCTAAAAGCCCAACGTGAAACTCCACCGAGCACGAGCAATGCCTCCGCCATTATTCACCGGGAAATATAAAACGGACGCCATCGCCCGTTCGACACCCGATACTGTCACAAATATTTACATATCGAactattttcttttcttcggtttgattctagtatttgcaaccacTTCTGTACGAAACGACGCACAGTGTTCCGAAAACCCTTtgcaaatgaacacaagagaaagtgagacagaaaacaaAATTACAGAAACGTTCCAGgttttacattatattttcgattaggaatttttttctcgaaaatgcataggattttgggggtatgtgtaatgacaaaatatgattgtaattgacccctgcgactagaaataatttttttagaacgatttgaaatttttaaatttcgacgaaaaatttgttcaccttcctgaatttttttctcgaaactgggtaggaattcggggaatgtatattgaccaaacatgattgtaattgacccctgcgactagaaataatttttttagaacgatttgaaattttttaattttgtcgaaaaatttgcccaccttcctgaatttttttctcgaaactgggtaggaattcgagggtatgtatattgaccaaacatgattgtaattgacccctgcgactagaaataatttttttagaacgatttgaaatttttaaatttcgacgaaaaatttgttcaccttcctgaatttttttctcgaaactgggtaggaattcggggaatgtatattgaccaaacatgattgtaattgacccctgcgactagaaataatttttttagaacgatttgaaattttttaattttgtcgaaaaatttgcccaccttcctgaatttttttctcgaaactgggtaggaattcgggggtatgtatattgaccaaacatgattgtaattgacccctgcgactagaaataatttttttagaacgatttgaaattttttaattttgtcgaaaaatttgcccaccttctcgaatttttttctagaaagtgagtaggatttcgagggtatgtatattgaccaaacatgattgtaattgatccctgcgactaaaaataatttttttagaacgatttgaaattttttaattttgtcgaaaaatttgcccaccttcctgaatttttttctcgaaactgggtaggaattcaggggtatgtatattgaccaaacatgattgtaattgacccctgcgactagaaataatttttttagaacgattcgaagtttcttaattttgtcgaaaaatttgcccactttcctgaatttttttctcgaaactgggtagaaattcgggggtatgtatattgaccaaacatgattgtaattgacccctgcgactagaaataatttttttagaacgatttgaaatttttaaatttcgtcgaaaaatttgcccaccttcctgaatttttttctcgaaactgggtaggaattcgagggtatgtatattgaccaaacatgattgtaattgacccctgcgactagaaataatttttttagaacgatttgaaatttttaaatttcgtcgaaaaatttgcccaccttcctgaatttttttctcgaaactgggtaggaattcgagggtatgtatattgaccaaacatgattgtaattgacccctgcgactagaaataatttttttagaacgatttgaaattttttaattttgtcgaaaaatttgcccaccttcctgaatttttttctcgaaactgggtaggaattcggggatatgtatattgaccaaacatgattgtaattgacccctgcgactagaaataatttttttagaacgatttgaaatttttaaatttcgtcgaaaaatttgcccaccttcctgaatttttttctcgaaactgggtaggaattcgagggtatgtatattgaccaaacatgattgtaattgacccctgcgactagaaataatttttttagaacgatttgaaatttttaaatttcgtcgaaaaatttgcccaccttcctgaatttttttc
The sequence above is a segment of the Colletes latitarsis isolate SP2378_abdomen chromosome 6, iyColLati1, whole genome shotgun sequence genome. Coding sequences within it:
- the Dip2 gene encoding disco-interacting protein 2 isoform X12 encodes the protein MRPLSFENLRRLVSRKKDRNEPSFKRSESFKRISIRKSYLDRGKRRNKLNQKSLETTVPPVVDSNSNEKKPVPQSVIKDQKPKKLQDDTLSRESISYDEWLQGVSSSSREKLDDNRQQAKNKISKFAKQNETADHVAEDLKVLELDASPVLPSKPFRASSETIQEKTGQQEILQAQEPSIEGPPSVSISLGRIWRDAVPVPYPKSSGPSVHHSLDSALKERKPQPTVARTVSAPEKSVVGKDVSSAFGFSLRIARLADFRAGGTRNGFFNRRAQKPSPSVSSEGYFKRTNASRRSSSRRRGKRSSQRARKSEHQRPISPVWFVPPERRRSRRQRRVWREIRYFPESEVPMVERIDDYSSNLSDDQFDDLKLLLSGDFNDRRDDGALNSLVSSSLGSFSAASSASSACPAPKISDFNEDKLFSEELRTSGLLARRTTWRPATSNYFASNQFLSFLSRGSSNLIGKEKSRNETMYYRCLSSTDSETEDEPGHYERRKNSHAAQKQHLKRQKSGVRRRPLRRKSQLRKASGQPVFLVRKCSSLRKRPRDITQKGYEKKRTRLLQQYASKQLGAGNDGGGVGVLGIERVERTGYGSGGGGGVGVGVGVGVGIGVGGRPQPRARRTQRRVTHNEKRYHSEVRQEAVQQALAAMQGRPKPSLPMPSKRTSVMARSPDRDRRDSGESSSDEDSVVTEESPGAGGPTGIPPSNLNFSIFYARHSGPRITGTGLSDTSSTGSARDTPPPPRPPARRPPGADITDIAEYTPHAYCNIQPPDVTHTSNTPAAQQSTRRPGADRVNRYHVVEDQNNTGTTGRWKVSAKIQQLLNTLKRPKRRPLPEFYEDDDIELEIAANPKDPNAPKPEGGSMTSAVGEPFSVAAGLPRSLEAAIQRYGSATYKAPVATVLDPNGKLCVTLTYGKLLSRSHKIAYTLLNKALSRGGDCCLKPGDRIALVYPNNDPISFMCAFYGCLQAGIVPVPIEVPLTRRDAGSQQIGFLLGSCGIQVALTSEACLKGLPKTAAGEVVAFKGWPKLHWFVTEHLGKTPKDWLPPPRLTDDTPAYIEYTTDKDGSVMGVTVTRSAMLSHCRGLTQACGYTEGENAVCVLDFKREVGLWHSTLTSVLNGMHVIFIPYALMKVNPASWMQMITKHRASVAVVKSRDLHWGLLATKDHKDISLSSLRLLLVADGANPWSLSSCDQFLSVFQSKGLRPDAVCPCASSSEALTVSVRRPGRAGVNATGRGVLSMSGLSYGVVRVDQENSLTSLTLQDCGQVMPGSIVIVIKMEGQPFICKTDEVGEICVHSSTTGNQYWGLQGLTNNTFKVAPLQADGNPLGEVEYTRSGLLGFLGPGGLVFVCGSRDGLMTVTGRKHNADDIIATVLAVEPMKFIYRGRIAVFSVRVLRDERICVVAEQRPDCSEEESFQWMSRVLQAVDSIHAVGIYCLALVPPNYLPKTPLGGIHLSETKRRFLEGTLHPANVLLCPHTCVTNLPKPREVHSDVGPASVMVGNIVQGNRLASAQGRDMGVLDEDSDNAKKYQFISEILRWRAVSTSDHVIFTSLNAKGAVATSLSCSQLHKKAERIGNLLLDRGRINTGDHVALIFPPGTDLICAFYGCLYVGAVPVTIRPPHPQNLQTTLPTVRMIVDVSKSVLVLTNQNLLKLLKTKEANNVVDVKSWPTILDMDDMPKKKLPVMYRAPTAEMLAYLDFSVSTTGMLAGIKMSHAAVTSLCRAMKLACELYPSRHIALCLDPYSGLGFALWCLSSIYSGHHSILIPPSEVEANPALWLSAVSQSRVRDTFCSYGVMELCTKGLGSSVHALKARGVSLACVRTCVVVAEERPRIALTTSFSKLFSALGLSPRAVSTSFGCRVNTAICLQGASSPEPSTVYVDLRALRNDRVSLVERGSPHSLCLMESGKLLPGVKVIIANPETKGQCGDSHLGEIWVQSAHNASGYFTIYGDESDYADHFNARLVTGNTNEVYARTGYLGFLRRTECVQQSVISDVPGDTSAAEADLVPGDAELHDAVFVVGALDEAILLRGMRYHPIDIENSVMRCHKKIAECAVFTWTNLLVVVVELDGSESEALDLVALVTSAVLEEHHLVVGVVVVVDPGVVPINSRGEKQRMHLRDGFLADQLDPIYVAYNM
- the Dip2 gene encoding disco-interacting protein 2 isoform X11 → MAEFNIDVGKLPEDVREKLAELDLELSEGDITQKGYEKKRTRLLQQYASKQLGAGNDGGGVGVLGIERVERTGYGSGGGGGVGVGVGVGVGIGVGGRPQPRARRTQRRVTHNEKRYHSGGRLVPGGIASPPGSGGSTGNTGNSNSAAARRGNRRLTRNESRYHSGNVHGGSFVFVAPEVRQEAVQQALAAMQGRPKPSLPMPSKRTSVMARSPDRDRRDSGESSSDEDSVVTEESPGAGGPTGIPPSNLNFSIFYARHSGPRITGTGLSDTSSTGSARDTPPPPRPPARRPPGADITDIAEYTPHAYCNIQPPDVTHTSNTPAAQQSTRRPGADRVNRYHVVEDQNNTGTTGRWKVSAKIQQLLNTLKRPKRRPLPEFYEDDDIELEIAANPKDPNAPKPEGGSMTSAVGEPFSVAAGLPRSLEAAIQRYGSATYKAPVATVLDPNGKLCVTLTYGKLLSRSHKIAYTLLNKALSRGGDCCLKPGDRIALVYPNNDPISFMCAFYGCLQAGIVPVPIEVPLTRRDAGSQQIGFLLGSCGIQVALTSEACLKGLPKTAAGEVVAFKGWPKLHWFVTEHLGKTPKDWLPPPRLTDDTPAYIEYTTDKDGSVMGVTVTRSAMLSHCRGLTQACGYTEGENAVCVLDFKREVGLWHSTLTSVLNGMHVIFIPYALMKVNPASWMQMITKHRASVAVVKSRDLHWGLLATKDHKDISLSSLRLLLVADGANPWSLSSCDQFLSVFQSKGLRPDAVCPCASSSEALTVSVRRPGRAGVNATGRGVLSMSGLSYGVVRVDQENSLTSLTLQDCGQVMPGSIVIVIKMEGQPFICKTDEVGEICVHSSTTGNQYWGLQGLTNNTFKVAPLQADGNPLGEVEYTRSGLLGFLGPGGLVFVCGSRDGLMTVTGRKHNADDIIATVLAVEPMKFIYRGRIAVFSVRVLRDERICVVAEQRPDCSEEESFQWMSRVLQAVDSIHAVGIYCLALVPPNYLPKTPLGGIHLSETKRRFLEGTLHPANVLLCPHTCVTNLPKPREVHSAGDSVADVGPASVMVGNIVQGNRLASAQGRDMGVLDEDSDNAKKYQFISEILRWRAVSTSDHVIFTSLNAKGAVATSLSCSQLHKKAERIGNLLLDRGRINTGDHVALIFPPGTDLICAFYGCLYVGAVPVTIRPPHPQNLQTTLPTVRMIVDVSKSVLVLTNQNLLKLLKTKEANNVVDVKSWPTILDMDDMPKKKLPVMYRAPTAEMLAYLDFSVSTTGMLAGIKMSHAAVTSLCRAMKLACELYPSRHIALCLDPYSGLGFALWCLSSIYSGHHSILIPPSEVEANPALWLSAVSQSRVRDTFCSYGVMELCTKGLGSSVHALKARGVSLACVRTCVVVAEERPRIALTTSFSKLFSALGLSPRAVSTSFGCRVNTAICLQGASSPEPSTVYVDLRALRNDRVSLVERGSPHSLCLMESGKLLPGVKVIIANPETKGQCGDSHLGEIWVQSAHNASGYFTIYGDESDYADHFNARLVTGNTNEVYARTGYLGFLRRTECVQQSVISDVPGDTSAAEADLVPGDAELHDAVFVVGALDEAILLRGMRYHPIDIENSVMRCHKKIAECAVFTWTNLLVVVVELDGSESEALDLVALVTSAVLEEHHLVVGVVVVVDPGVVPINSRGEKQRMHLRDGFLADQLDPIYVAYNM
- the Dip2 gene encoding disco-interacting protein 2 isoform X1, encoding MRPLSFENLRRLVSRKKDRNEPSFKRSESFKRISIRKSYLDRGKRRNKLNQKSLETTVPPVVDSNSNEKKPVPQSVIKDQKPKKLQDDTLSRESISYDEWLQGVSSSSREKLDDNRQQAKNKISKFAKQNETADHVAEDLKVLELDASPVLPSKPFRASSETIQEKTGQQEILQAQEPSIEGPPSVSISLGRIWRDAVPVPYPKSSGPSVHHSLDSALKERKPQPTVARTVSAPEKSVVGKDVSSAFGFSLRIARLADFRAGGTRNGFFNRRAQKPSPSVSSEGYFKRTNASRRSSSRRRGKRSSQRARKSEHQRPISPVWFVPPERRRSRRQRRVWREIRYFPESEVPMVERIDDYSSNLSDDQFDDLKLLLSGDFNDRRDDGALNSLVSSSLGSFSAASSASSACPAPKISDFNEDKLFSEELRTSGLLARRTTWRPATSNYFASNQFLSFLSRGSSNLIGKEKSRNETMYYRCLSSTDSETEDEPGHYERRKNSHAAQKQHLKRQKSGVRRRPLRRKSQLRKASGQPVFLVRKCSSLRKRPRDITQKGYEKKRTRLLQQYASKQLGAGNDGGGVGVLGIERVERTGYGSGGGGGVGVGVGVGVGIGVGGRPQPRARRTQRRVTHNEKRYHSGGRLVPGGIASPPGSGGSTGNTGNSNSAAARRGNRRLTRNESRYHSGNVHGGSFVFVAPEVRQEAVQQALAAMQGRPKPSLPMPSKRTSVMARSPDRDRRDSGESSSDEDSVVTEESPGAGGPTGIPPSNLNFSIFYARHSGPRITGTGLSDTSSTGSARDTPPPPRPPARRPPGADITDIAEYTPHAYCNIQPPDVTHTSNTPAAQQSTRRPGADRVNRYHVVEDQNNTGTTGRWKVSAKIQQLLNTLKRPKRRPLPEFYEDDDIELEIAANPKDPNAPKPEGGSMTSAVGEPFSVAAGLPRSLEAAIQRYGSATYKAPVATVLDPNGKLCVTLTYGKLLSRSHKIAYTLLNKALSRGGDCCLKPGDRIALVYPNNDPISFMCAFYGCLQAGIVPVPIEVPLTRRDAGSQQIGFLLGSCGIQVALTSEACLKGLPKTAAGEVVAFKGWPKLHWFVTEHLGKTPKDWLPPPRLTDDTPAYIEYTTDKDGSVMGVTVTRSAMLSHCRGLTQACGYTEGENAVCVLDFKREVGLWHSTLTSVLNGMHVIFIPYALMKVNPASWMQMITKHRASVAVVKSRDLHWGLLATKDHKDISLSSLRLLLVADGANPWSLSSCDQFLSVFQSKGLRPDAVCPCASSSEALTVSVRRPGRAGVNATGRGVLSMSGLSYGVVRVDQENSLTSLTLQDCGQVMPGSIVIVIKMEGQPFICKTDEVGEICVHSSTTGNQYWGLQGLTNNTFKVAPLQADGNPLGEVEYTRSGLLGFLGPGGLVFVCGSRDGLMTVTGRKHNADDIIATVLAVEPMKFIYRGRIAVFSVRVLRDERICVVAEQRPDCSEEESFQWMSRVLQAVDSIHAVGIYCLALVPPNYLPKTPLGGIHLSETKRRFLEGTLHPANVLLCPHTCVTNLPKPREVHSAGDSVADVGPASVMVGNIVQGNRLASAQGRDMGVLDEDSDNAKKYQFISEILRWRAVSTSDHVIFTSLNAKGAVATSLSCSQLHKKAERIGNLLLDRGRINTGDHVALIFPPGTDLICAFYGCLYVGAVPVTIRPPHPQNLQTTLPTVRMIVDVSKSVLVLTNQNLLKLLKTKEANNVVDVKSWPTILDMDDMPKKKLPVMYRAPTAEMLAYLDFSVSTTGMLAGIKMSHAAVTSLCRAMKLACELYPSRHIALCLDPYSGLGFALWCLSSIYSGHHSILIPPSEVEANPALWLSAVSQSRVRDTFCSYGVMELCTKGLGSSVHALKARGVSLACVRTCVVVAEERPRIALTTSFSKLFSALGLSPRAVSTSFGCRVNTAICLQGASSPEPSTVYVDLRALRNDRVSLVERGSPHSLCLMESGKLLPGVKVIIANPETKGQCGDSHLGEIWVQSAHNASGYFTIYGDESDYADHFNARLVTGNTNEVYARTGYLGFLRRTECVQQSVISDVPGDTSAAEADLVPGDAELHDAVFVVGALDEAILLRGMRYHPIDIENSVMRCHKKIAECAVFTWTNLLVVVVELDGSESEALDLVALVTSAVLEEHHLVVGVVVVVDPGVVPINSRGEKQRMHLRDGFLADQLDPIYVAYNM